CTGCCAGGAAGAAGGGCTTTTGGGCGAGATATCGTAAAGATTGAATTTCCCTGGCCGTATCAGTTAGTTGCAGCAGCTCTCTAATTATAGCCGTGACACTAGCTAGTTAGAATTTAATGTTTTATATGTAGCCTATACCTTTACTAAAAgttttagatttattttggtATTGTTGACTTGTTGCTAGCACCAGAAATTACAACCATGTTTTGTGAATGTATCGTCTTTGGCAATATCAAAGTTCACGTAACAAAAAGAGGAAAATGAAACAAAGACGTCTGAATTAAAATGCTTGGCCTGCATTATAATAACATTGAATCAGGTTGTTGCATGCTACCTTCAATAGATTCTACACTTACCTTATGGTTTCGATTTTGTTTAGTTCATGCATCGGTATCAAGCATGGCATCAGTTGTTTTTATTACTTAGAATAGAATTGGAAAGCTTAAGTTAACTAAATATCatgttgaaataaattgaaaggATTAAAATAAACAATTATGGATAATCATGCAAGAGTCAGGTCCTTCCATGAAATAATGTAAAAGAACATGAACACCCATCCCAGCTTCAGTTCTTTGCTGACTTTCAGCTTGAACTTAATTGACCCGAAAAAAATAAGTATCTGCTTTATGAGGAGTCcttgtttatattttttagaTTATTATTCCTATCAGAATGTGACAGGCAACGTCGCACAATCAATAATATTGAATTGACGATAAAATGTAATTAAATTGCTTAATCACTTAAATTTCTGTTCCAATCACCCAAATTTCTATTCTTTGAAATTCAAGCAAATTTTGATGAAAAGAGAAATTCAAGTAAATAATACGATCAAATCCTTTTACCCATTTTTTCCTCCCAACATATATCGACACATTAATCacgtaaaaaaaaacattacttTAACATCCGGTCGTCATTGTTCCACAAAACAAGTTACAAATTTTGAATCAAGCAAACACGCATTACTGAAATTTTAAGTTCTCTTAAAATGAAAGACAAATTGACAAGCACCTGCCGCCAAGATGTTAGTATAAGTATGTGAACTGCACTTCTAGATccacaaatataaataaaaaggaTCTTACATTTGAGTTTGAGCAAACAGTTCAATTAAACACCCTTTCACCGTTTGGTAAGTCCTACTAACTTAGAATTCGGATAGTACAAGAAAACCCAAAGGGAGCATAATGCTTAGTTCTACGAATTCACCAACTTGCAAGAGGTATTTCTGGCTCAGAAGAAGCACCGGCATACATATCCATGGCTCTGAAAGAATTTTCCAATAGATTCTAGTCTTTTCCAAAATCAGCATTGTAGTGTGAACTAGATTCAAGTTTCTTTGCCTCATTCAGTTTCCTAACAGCCTGTACAAAAGTAATTGTAAGAGACAAGGAGAGGAACACCCTTTGTAGTATGATCAATAAATACCAAGGAAAAATTGTTTCCTGAACAGCGCTCACCTTCATAAAATCTTCATGGATCACATAGTCGCGCTCTGCCCGAATAGCCGACATTCCAGCTTCCGTGCAGATATTCCGAAGATCAGCCCCATTaaatccctgaaattttttaacACACAGGATATTAATGTCATACATGTACACGTAGTTAGTAAAACTAATAATCCAAGGCACCTAGACTCACCTCTGCAAGCTTCACAACAGCTTCATAGTCTATTTCACCGTGCTTAGCAATTCCAGCGGCATGAATCTTGAGAATTTCCATACGTGATTGTTCATTTGGCAATGGGATTTCTATTTTTCTATCCAATCTCCCAGGACGCAGGAGAGCAGGGTCAAGTACATCAGGTCGGTTTGTTGCCATTATCATTTTTACCTAAAAAGTAAGTACAGACAGCTATGTCATCATCAATCCACAATTACAGTTCTGCTAAACAGTATTTTAGAGGAAAAAATTATTCGATCACATTATCCACAATAATGTATCAACGAAAAAGGTCGGTgcttatatatttatttcatgcGAATTATATCTTACAAGAAAAACTCTGCTAAATATTCCACACCTTAAAAAGCATCTATGAAGATAGGTTTAAACTTTACTTCATTGTTACCAAAGAGGAAATATCATGAAATAGCAACTCATTTGTTTGAAAAATTGTCAATGCGTGGTTCATTTCATGCTGAGATGGATTGTTGAGACAGAACAAGGACAACGGTTAGTCCACACTAGTTAGAAGATATTGGTGAGATAAACAAGGGTAGCCAGAATAAATGGGGgcatttggattttttttttgaaaggagagATCCTTTGTGAAGGAGAAACATTGGGGAGAAATCCATTGTCCATTTCTGTTCAGATTTCATTCAGCAATAAAGGATTCATATCGCCCACTCTATTCTTCGTTTCTTAAAAATGGATCATAACAAGTTTGGTCCAATGGAAGCAACAGAGTTGACAATTGCAGCCTTGCAAGTTTCGGAGTATCTCAAGAATTGGCTAGTGAATAAGGTACTCAGTTTTCTAAGATTCTCAATTTGCTGGAATAAGAAAGGATGTGGTAGCCATTGATGTTAATAAGTGTCTTGCGCTGTGGATGCAGAAGCACGGTACTGACTGGGAGAACAATCTCGATACACAAGACGAACTTGTGGGTGGTGAGGTCCCTATTGCCTAAACACAAATCAGACAATGGGAACCAAGAGGTCAGCAGCTCTAATGACACGAACAAGAGTGATCAACCTTGGGTGGAAACTTGGAACTACCCACTTTCGAATGCCATGACCATTTGAGGTGGATTCTGAGGGCTGAGAAGTTCTTTCAGATTCACATAATGAAAGCCGTAGAGAGAAGGTGCAGCCTAAGATTGGTTTCGATTCTAGAAGAGAATGAATCAAGCGCTGCCATGGGTAGGCCTAACCGCAGCCTTAAGCCGACATTTGGGAGGGAAAAACTTGGGAAATGTGTAAAAGCGACTACTTGAGTTAATCAGTGACAGTGGAAAAGTACATTCAAGAGTTTGAAGTGTTTGACCGGACAGGCGGCAGCGATGATAGAAGAGCAGCTGTTGTGTTACTTCATGGGTCGAATGGAAGACAAATCCAATGTAGGATGCGCACCCAAGTTCCAAAGAATGTCATGAAGGCTATCAACTTAGCCAGTGATGTAGGGGAGGAAATGTCCAGCTCCAAACAGAGCATCTCGTTATTGAGGAGGGGGGACAGTTGTTTCTTTCATTGGCATAAACCTATCGGGCACACCAAGCCCAACTCAAGAGCAAGGGTCATCTGAGTCTGTTAGGGCCCAATTGCAAGGTACGGGACTTGAGttccacattggaagtatgggattctaatgtggggtttataaggcctagggctctccaactacaacagctagattttgtggtgtggttctctcAAGGTTCTTATCAGAGTCATTCAAGAATACTTTGAGCACAAGCCATTATTCTGCTAGAATGATGGGGTCAGCAAGGAAGAAAAGGGGTGTTGCACCTCGGTTGCCCTCAAAATCCAACACTACTAATGCTCCCATCCAGAAATAGAGGAACCCGACAACTTCCTTATGATAAATACAGGCAGGAAGAAGGGAGATGTTTCCAGTAGGGCCTACCATTATTCCCCAAGCACAAGCACCCAAAAATATATGAGGATTATGATCTTGGCAGAAGGTAAACAAGTCACTAGGTATGTGGAGATTGTCAAGAACTAGGGGGAGGGAGCATTACGCAATGATTATCAGTGGGAATTACTATTTCAAGGGGGCGATATTGATAACAAGTATAGTTGAGACAAATCTTCTGTGAAGAGCAAACCTTTGGGGAGAACTATTCTTGTTCTTTAGATTTTCCATTCTATTCTTCTGTTGGTAATCACGGTTTGTAACAATTCACAGCACATTCATTTTGAATATGAAACTTGGTAAGATGCAAGTTCAAAGACGTTTTGAAAAGAACCGTACAATGTCTTTAAATTTTTCTAAAAGTCGAGCGTGATGGCTATTTCTAAATCAATTTAAAAGGAATTGAGGAATAAAATATACCTTCCCTAGTTGATCAAATCCATCAAGTTGATTAAGCAGCTCCATTAGTGTTCTCTGAATCTCACGATCTGCACTTGTTCCCTCACTGAAACGACGACCGCCAATGGCATCGATCTCATCCATAAAAATAATGCAGGGCTACACAAAAAGTTGGAGAATTAAAACTACTTCTAATGTTGTATATATAAACCAGTCAAAAGACAACACAAGAATCGCACCTGGTGATCACGTGCATACCCAAACATCTCTCTTATTAACCTGGCACTTTCTCCAATGTATTTATCAATTATGGCACTTGAAACCACCTGCATTCGAATGAAGGGAAGGTGAAATACAGTTTATTATAAAGGACATTTTAAAACACACAGAATCAATAAAAGAAACATAATCTGACCTTTAGGAAGTTCGCATCTATATTACTGGCAATTGCCCGAGCTAACAATGTTTTGCCAGTGCCAGGAGGTCCATATAAAAGAACACCCTGTAAgatgagagagtagagaagatgCTCTGATCAAATGTAAAATTTAGAAGTATGGCTTAATAAGAAATGCTTCCAAAATAAATGTAGAGATTTAGATGAACATGCTGCTAAAATCACATGTTCACACTAATATAGATTAGGGACTAGAAAAGGTAGTAAATAAAAAGTTACCTTGGGAGGTTTAATTCCAACTCGAAGAAAGAGCTCAGGATTCATCAGAGGTAATTCAATTGATTCCCTCAATTCCCTGATCTGATCGGATAAACCACCAACAGCTGAGTAACTAACATTACCGGGATCTTCATGAAGCATATTGTACACGACGGGATCAACCTGGCAActcaattgaaacatattaGTGGCAAGCAAGCACAATAAGCAACAGATAATTTAGAGAAATAACAGTAACCCAAAACAATTTGCCCAACAAGACACAAACACATTCATCAAATAAAACTATGAAAAGAATAAACTTTGAAAACGTACTTCACGGGGCAGAGCGCGCATTATGGTGAGTGTTGTCATATCAAGAACCACTCTAGTACCAGAAGTCAGTTTTTCCTTATCCACTTTACTGCGGCAGCCAACCACATACCTGGGTCCACTGCTTGCTTTAACAATCACtgaaataacaaaaacaatCAAGAAAACAGTAAGGATTGTTTATTGGGCATGCAAATAATCTAGATATACTATTCTAACACAATTTGCAGGTAATCCATGTTTCCAACAGAGACGACCTAAATATAGATGTAGTGAGGAAGGGTGAAGTTCCATAATGAGATGCCATGAGATATAATTCAAATATGAAAGGGTTAGAATAATTACAGCGTTCATTGTCAAGAGGCCTGAGAACTTCGCCAATTATCTGCCCAACACTTTGAAGAGACTTCAAATCATCTTCAGTTTTATTGTACTCTTTCTTCGAAGCTTGCAAGTTCTCCCTCACTGCAATTTCAGTTTGAAACCAAAGTCACAATTCTCATCCATTAGGATTCAAGTACACGAAATAAAAGGAGACTGGAAACTAGTGAAACTGACTGTTAACATAAAATCATAAGCTAAAGCAGCTGATTAAGGAATTTCCAATTTTGAACAGCACAGGGCATGCTCATGAATGAACATTGTGGCTTAGCCATGAACAGCCTAGCTCAGAAAGTCATGCCCCTTTGGTCTCGCGGTTTCGTTGCTCAATAATGAAACTACTATTATTTCAACAGAAGAACCTCAAAGTGGTTTTGAAAACAGATCCAGTTGATAACCTTACCCTAAATTCCAGAAACACACGTAAAACCATCAAAACCACATTTCTCATTGGTCAAATTCTCAAACAAACCACAGAAATTTCTCACCTAAACAAATTAAACCCTAATCAAGCAAGACAATAGGGTTTTCAGAGACCAAGCAAACGAATGCATACAAAAGCCCAGGAGCTGGAGCACAAACCCTAAAACTGAGACGAAGCAAAAATTGAAAAGCGAGAAGGAATTTTTATGTTCTCAACCAGGGGGAAGGAACCCTAGATTGCAGTACAATCGATTAAGAGACTAACCGGATCGCACTCTGGATTCCAATTCTTTGTGCTGAAGAAGTTTCTTCCGATAATCCGCCACCGCGGTACGGCGTCGCACGGCGTCTTCCGCTGCGTCAGTCATGGTTGGGAAACTCCGGAATCGGAAAAGAGGAAGAGTGTTGAAGGAGTAAAGCTCAAACGTTGGAGTAGTTTATGACTACAAACTTATGAAGCTGTTATATTATGTTTCGGttcttatatatttatttatttatttactactAACCCTACAAATTTAATTTCGATCCACAAAAACACcatcttctgtttttttttttctttcacaaGATCTCGATTTTTATTTCTTGGTTAAAGGGCACAAGATTtcgttttttaaaaattatttcaaattaaataagagcaaacttaaaacaaaaatattatttgtatggttttaattgattttttccttctaagaataactcaagtggtaggagtagATAACATGGGTTGGGGGGAGGTATTGGGATCAACCTTGGAACGTGTAATTTATCGGAAAACATGGGTTGGGGGGAGGTATTGGGATCAACCTTAGAacgtgtaatttatctttccgatgtataaaaaaaaagttgatttaTTTCTGataaaagttttaaaaaataatttttatgtaATGTTATTGAAAATTATTAGataaattgaaattttaaaaagtgtACAAGTTTATTAAAATAAACAAGCAAAAAAGCTCCAATGTAAACTCTTAAATGCAATTATGCAAACTATAGTTTAAAGAGAAAAATAGGattgaattttttatattatgtcATTTGTTAAACTTGCAATTAAGATATGAAAATTTAAGTTTACATGTTTCTAATATGTTTCCGATTAagttatataaaataaattcattTCATGAAATGTAAAGGATATTACATTTTGCGCATTGTCTTTACACGGACATTCAATGATTGATCatcaaataagaaaataatcttttaatttatttaaaattaaaaagaacatAATTATTTTTGGATATGTAGCATTCAATTATTGGACGTCCGTGTATGAAatgcaaaaaaataataattttaagaaCAGTGTTTTGTATTGCATAATAAGGAGTAGCATTTATCTATATGGTCTTTccaatattttctattttattagTTAGAACCATTAGTGGCAACAACAAATTGGGTGAGAAGAGTATATTAGTTCATTCTGCTTATATATGTGTAAAATTTTGATTCACTCTAGTCAAACATTTAGAGTCTACAAACTCACTCAAAGAAATTAAAACAGGGGGAAGTTACATTTGTTTTTATAGCAAAAGTAAATAGTATCTCGCCCCCATTCTACTTATATGTGCCCAAAACTAGATTCAGTCTAAAACACCTAAAGTCTGAAACCTTACTCTGAAAGAACAGGCaaatacaaaaacaaaacagaatAATGGCTTTATTTTGGGGTAGAAAAAATTTAGTCAGTGAAGGTTGGTCACCCCCACCTAGGGTTAGGAAAAACCtcaattctgggaaaattttcaaAGACTTCAAAAGACAAAATACTAGAAGTTTTGGTGAGAACTTAGCTAGTCAATTACAATCTACTAGATTGCTTGTCCTCTACCAAATTCTGAGAGCTACTACTATTTCCCATCTCAACTGTCTTTCTAATATAATGCACAATCAATATAGCAAGTTAATCAAAACGCATTAAATCAAGTGATTTCTCTTCACCTAGTGAACCTTCAGGCATGTTTGATTCACTGACCAATTTTGTTTGATCCTAGCGAGGAAAGTAACTATAGAACAGACCTATACATCGACCAATTTCCATTGACGTACGGAACAAAGGATAAGGAATATACAATTCAATCGCGCCAAAACAGTCTCTTTTTCCTGTGGAATCAATTTACAATTTGATAGTAAAGTACCTAAATTTAATGTTGCCTAGCCAAAACATCCTTCAAAACCAATGCAATTCTATCCGACATGTGCTTCTCCATAAACCTCTCCTTCACTCTCTCATACCCTTTCTTTCCCATAGTCAGCCTCTTTTCAACATGAGTTGCCAATTTCACAATGTTATTTGCAAGAGGTGTCACGCCGCCTTTTCCAACAGGATGCAGCAAGCCCGTTGAACCATTCACCACAATTTCCATGGTGCCTCCAGCTGCAGTTCCCTGGGAATATTTTCAATGGTATAGAAGTtaagaagaaacaaaaaataGATATGCATAAAAAATGATTGCATATAGATTCCCAAACTGCATTAACCAAGTTGAAACAGTCCGAAGGTTAATGATAGGTCACTGTTATCGCATCAAAAAACAAATAATCTACTTATATGTGTGACAGTGCATTTCAAATAAAAGACATTGTGCTCACCTAATTTATGATTAAACATCAATACCATGAACGGAAATCAACAAGCCAAACTACGTGCTCAATTAACCTTGCAACTAACAAATGAGGAGAAACTGTATGATATGACTGCCAACAACTGTGACAGTGTTATGTTTCTCATTCATGTTGGAAGCAATGGGTATATATTATAGCTTCCTATGACCAAATATTTCTTTCTTGATAAACAGATTTTAGAGAAACCAATATATACTATGGTGCAGTGATTTCAATACTCATGTAGGAAAACCTTGAAGTAAGTTGGATAACTATAGAGGGTGAAGGTGGAGGATGGAGCAACATAGGACGAAAAAATACGTGAATGGGGGCTGACAAATTCAAATAGAAGAACAGCACAAAGGGTGAAATACAAAAAACAATCTTCAACTTTTtacttgaaataaaaaatatcagcATGAGAAAGTTTTAAGTGCCTAAAAATGAGATAAATTGAAGGGCTCAAAATAAATTATGAATTGGAATTCTCACAAGGATGTAGCTAATGGCCAAGCATCAGATGAAAacaaaatatgaattttttgttgattttttaaTGTGACCTTAGCAGTCAAAAAGGCAATTCAGTGTTACAACAATGTCATAAAACGCCTACAGAAAcgaaataacttttttttgttttatatttcttttctctttattttttgtcTGGGATGGGGTTGTGAAACAAAAATGACAAAAAATACGCAGTAATAATGTAATATACAAAATATTAAAGATAAATGAATAAACAGAGCACAAACACAGtatcataaaaatatataaaaggaaaGGCCATATTGACAAGCCAACTTAAGTATCTGGCAAAGGAGGTACCAGTACAGGCAGGCGAAATGCCATTGCTTCAATGGTTATCCTTCCAAAACATTCTCCTCGTGCCTGATAACAAGAGAACCGCATTTGTCAGTGAagccaaaaaagaaaaactcaaaattaATACTTTAAGCAGAATTTAAACACAACTAAAATATCTATCTTCAGGTCTCTTACTGAACTTTGTCTCAATACATTATGGAAGTCAAAATTCACATCTAAAAATCTTGCAATGAGAAGAAAGGCCAAACAGTAAGAATAGCATTGCTGGATCAATTTAGTTGTGGGTACAATTTTTTTAACGAATTGAAATtgtattttgttaaaaaatctAAAATATAAAGTTTTCTCTCAAAAGGCAGAGTTTAAGAGGTCATGCCCAACCCCCACCCCCCAATAAACTAACTTTTGTTCTGCGGCTGCAGTCATATAGCAACTCTAGTTTTGCAAATCAATAGAATGCAATACATATTCTGTTCCATAGTCAACTTGGCAGTGTATATTATCAGAAAATACCTGAGAATTTTGAACAAGAACATCGATAGAAGCCAGGTATGGAGCCACTGCCAGGGTTTTGTTAACAAAGTGCACACGGTCCTGAATCTTTTTATCTATAACAAATTTACGCAGTTCCATTTCAAACTTTGTCTGAGCATTCATATCACTCCCTACAACTACAGCGTGCAAAGATGGCAACTGAAGTTTCTTCTCTTGAATGAACTGCAAACTTTCATAAAAGGAGCGGAGAAATAGATCCTGCCCTTTACCACGTGAAACACCTGCACATATATCACCCTGGAGCTCAGGATATAGACTTGTACAAGAATTGTCAAAATGAATAGAGAAGGTATAAACAGTACAAGGGGAAAGATTAGATTGACacgcaaaacaaaacaaaagaaaagagaaactaCAAGCCAGAAGAAGTTAATCAGGTAATAACCTTGTAAGCAGATCATGAACTAAATTGGATAGAATTAGACCAATAAAGTAAAAATGAATATCAAGTGAGTAAAGGTGGTGACTGTTAAGGAAGAGAACATACTATTTATGATGGCAAAAAGCAGATCATCACTTCTTACTCCAAGAGATTCACGAACGTGCTCACGAAGAACCCTCTTTGCTACACTATCATCTGCAACTTCCATAAGCTCTTTACTATTTCCAAGATGTACAACATAAGTTTCAGGCATTTTAATCCTGCAAAGTTGGAGCAACGCATGCAGTTAGAAACATGACTTAAATTACAGCTGTCACACATGACAGGTAGcggtaaaaatatataaaatgacGTTGGAAGCATACCTTAAACGCTCCCTAGTCCTATTTTTCCAGTACTCTGCAGttgtatgtgaatcaatcaTGGCACCTGCAACAAAGGGGAGGTGCTTAACATATTCCTCTTTGAAATAATGCCCCCGCATCTCATGAATCCACCATAAAACCTTTGGAAGAACACGGGAAACTTTTTCCTTGAGAACAGCATCCAGCCACTTTCCAGCTACAGCAGTATTTAGAATGACCATATCAGCTTTAAGAGCTGTATCAATAGCCTTTTCACCTTTGGCAGGCAAGACCTATCAGAAGCCAAACACGTGGGGAAAAATTGCCACACTCAGACAGAATTCAATAACTCATACCCATGAATGCTCGTCTAGCCATTGCTTATAGATAATATAAAAACTAATATCCACCTAAATCTAGTTACAGAAGAAAACCAATGGTAAATTAACTACATCAAACATTTTCCAACAAGCTTACAACAGCATATCCATCTTCAAGCTGTCCAAATGCAGTTATTAAGTTACTATGAATAGCGTACCAAATAGTCATATACTACCACTGGAAAACCTAGGTTAGTGAATTGACTTAAAATTGCTCCATATCCAGACAGCATTAATTTGACACTCTCAAAATACGACTTGTAATTCCAAATTAGAAACATACTTTCTAGGGTCATGACCATACATAAAGcaataaaaatcaaatgaagcTGAAAATACATGATCAAAGCAAGCACCCAAAAtacaaaaaaggaaaaaaagagaatCACCTCACCTGGACTCCTCTGTCCAACATCTTGCTTTCCAAACTGTAAATCACCTGGTCATTTTCTACAGGATTCTGATTGGTGATCCAAACAACATCAGAACCAACCCCTCTCAACAGAAACGCTAACTCCATCAGAAGCAAAGGCCCACCTGAAATTGAATCAAAACCCATATTTCCTTTTACTTTTCCTCATcaaaaccaaaaaaagaaactaaaattgATTCGACAGTGTTGATATACAGAACCTGAAAGAGAAAGCTCGTGCGAGACCATGAGAACAAGCTTGGACTTCATGAAATCTAAGGGGCTGGGACCAGGTCTATCTTGTACAGGTGAGCGAATCTGACTCCGTTGTTGTTCGAAGTTCTTGGTGTTGCAGGAATCGGCATTGTTTGGTCTCATGAAGAGAACCGTCACCGTGGAGACGGACAAGAAGGCCAGTAACACTAATGGCCACCGCTTCTTCACGGAATGCTTCGCCATTGTTCTCGATTTCTGAGTAATTGTTcacattctagggtttcttcATGATACCCAGGTGACTGTAATTGGTGATTGGATTGGGAAATGGCTGCACCAGCGCTCACTCCCTCAGTCCTTCCTTCCCTTCCTCCGAGATTCCGGGCGAAGAAACCTATGGGCCTGGTTAGAACTTCTATTGCACAATGCAAATCTAACCCTTTCAGAATGGGCTTGAATCTACAGCATATTCTAGCCcaaaaatatcaattttttcttCTAGTTAAAAAAAGTAGATACTCCTATTTAAAATCATGAAGCTTAATATCATATTGttgttttgttcatttcttaaaaaatagtgaaaattatCCAGTTAAAAGTAATTATTTTAGGATTTAATCTACAAATTGTGAACTTCTTTATATTGACATCTAATGAAAGTGATATCCAGTGAGGGTTGTCTAAATTACTCATATGTGTAACTTAATCTCATCCTAGGTGGACTAATGGTAAAGGTGGGGCGAGCCGACGAAGAAAAAAGACCTAGGTCTTAGGTTGACCAGGCATAAAAATTTAGTGGGAAAACCACAATTTTAAATATGTTGTTCTATAGGAACGTGAGCTCATATACTCTAATTTGTAATTGTGGATACTTTTTGAACTCTTAATTGTTCACAAATGAACAGAGCCACTCAATTGAAaggatatgtttttttttggagTAACTATAAATATTGCACCCAAATCAATCAAGATCTAAGTAGTTGTTAAATAAACTATTTTCTTTGACTTTCCATTTCTCCAAAGTTTTGAACTCTCGCATCCAACCCCTTATTTCTTAATGTCGATTCctttggaaaaataaaataagattcAAATTGTCGATTCCTGCCGAATATCAAGGTGGTGAGCTTTGTGATGAAAAACATTCCTGCATAATTTTGAGAGCTCCAAATTAGAACGAGACTAAGATGTCAGATCATGTCACAGGTGCCTCTACATGAACTTCGGGTGACCAAATACGATCCAGTACAATAGGCATTTTGATGGAGAAAGAAGCAATCCATTGAAAGATTTGGTGTCGCTCACTAAATTGTGGTTAATCATATTTGTAACTCGGCGGTCTCTATTTGGAAAAGATTCAACAAAAGTGTTAATAGCAAAAACATATACAAGCAATCTACTCGCAAATTACTAAAAGGGAAGTTGGTTCAAATCCAATTTGTGAGCCGATCAATTGATTTTAAACCTGTACATAAGGATTAAACCCACTTCTAATCAAcatcaattttacaaaatcatATTTACCTAAATCACATTTGCAAACTCTGGTGCAAATAACTAAGTTACTATGCATAATGGTTTGACATTTTATCTCTCGAGTAAATGATTGATAGCTTGATTTTAAATTCTAATAAATGGGAAATAACCTCCTTAAGTCAACTTCAATGCTTAGTGCGTTAATTGCAAGATGAATGATTAATCtcacattttttttcatttagtttGATTTCATAAGAACAAATCTTATGAAATCTCTGTCTCCATTATCACAAGAAGATTAAACATTGGCATACGCGAATGTTACTGAATACAGCAGTTTGTGTTAAATCGATCTTGTCATCCATTGCCTTTTCCTACAAACAGGTATCAATTGCAAACCTGACATGACTACAAGCAAAATCCTCAAAAATGTGTTAAAACGCTGAAAGCTGGTGAGTGGTGACTTATCTAAAGAGACCATCATTAGCCATGATTTTCAAAAACTAGAACTCACCTAAAGACAACAAACAATGTTGGCCTACCTTGTCATATTACATAATCATTCTCTCCTGAATTTGGAGAAAAAGGCAACCGTGAATTTCAGGGCCCATTTTTGTCTACCAATCATCCCCTTCCTGGGCCATTAGCCTATTAGGAACATGCGGAAATTCTTCTAcgattctaaagtcaaaatcaa
This is a stretch of genomic DNA from Lotus japonicus ecotype B-129 chromosome 1, LjGifu_v1.2. It encodes these proteins:
- the LOC130727765 gene encoding 26S proteasome regulatory subunit 10B homolog A isoform X2, which produces MTDAAEDAVRRRTAVADYRKKLLQHKELESRVRSVRENLQASKKEYNKTEDDLKSLQSVGQIIGEVLRPLDNERLIVKASSGPRYVVGCRSKVDKEKLTSGTRVVLDMTTLTIMRALPREVDPVVYNMLHEDPGNVSYSAVGGLSDQIRELRESIELPLMNPELFLRVGIKPPKGVLLYGPPGTGKTLLARAIASNIDANFLKVVSSAIIDKYIGESARLIREMFGYARDHQPCIIFMDEIDAIGGRRFSEGTSADREIQRTLMELLNQLDGFDQLGKVKMIMATNRPDVLDPALLRPGRLDRKIEIPLPNEQSRMEILKIHAAGIAKHGEIDYEAVVKLAEGFNGADLRNICTEAGMSAIRAERDYVIHEDFMKAVRKLNEAKKLESSSHYNADFGKD
- the LOC130727765 gene encoding 26S proteasome regulatory subunit 10B homolog A isoform X1 encodes the protein MTDAAEDAVRRRTAVADYRKKLLQHKELESRVRSVRENLQASKKEYNKTEDDLKSLQSVGQIIGEVLRPLDNERLIVKASSGPRYVVGCRSKVDKEKLTSGTRVVLDMTTLTIMRALPREVDPVVYNMLHEDPGNVSYSAVGGLSDQIRELRESIELPLMNPELFLRVGIKPPKGVLLYGPPGTGKTLLARAIASNIDANFLKVVSSAIIDKYIGESARLIREMFGYARDHQPCIIFMDEIDAIGGRRFSEGTSADREIQRTLMELLNQLDGFDQLGKVKMIMATNRPDVLDPALLRPGRLDRKIEIPLPNEQSRMEILKIHAAGIAKHGEIDYEAVVKLAEGFNGADLRNICTEAGMSAIRAERDYVIHEDFMKVSAVQETIFPWYLLIILQRVFLSLSLTITFVQAVRKLNEAKKLESSSHYNADFGKD
- the LOC130727766 gene encoding uncharacterized protein LOC130727766; this translates as MAKHSVKKRWPLVLLAFLSVSTVTVLFMRPNNADSCNTKNFEQQRSQIRSPVQDRPGPSPLDFMKSKLVLMVSHELSLSGGPLLLMELAFLLRGVGSDVVWITNQNPVENDQVIYSLESKMLDRGVQVLPAKGEKAIDTALKADMVILNTAVAGKWLDAVLKEKVSRVLPKVLWWIHEMRGHYFKEEYVKHLPFVAGAMIDSHTTAEYWKNRTRERLRIKMPETYVVHLGNSKELMEVADDSVAKRVLREHVRESLGVRSDDLLFAIINSVSRGKGQDLFLRSFYESLQFIQEKKLQLPSLHAVVVGSDMNAQTKFEMELRKFVIDKKIQDRVHFVNKTLAVAPYLASIDVLVQNSQARGECFGRITIEAMAFRLPVLGTAAGGTMEIVVNGSTGLLHPVGKGGVTPLANNIVKLATHVEKRLTMGKKGYERVKERFMEKHMSDRIALVLKDVLARQH